CCGCTTGCTCAGATCATAACCATTTCTGTTGTTCGTCAAGGCACTTTCTATGCGCCTCTTCCAGCAGTTGCTGAATTTCCGATTCCTTGTACAGCACCTTGCCTTGTATCAGGTAGTAAGGCAGGATGCGCAATGACCGGTATTCCTGCAAGGTGCGGCGGCTGATACGCAGGAGTTTTGCCAGTT
The window above is part of the Butyricimonas paravirosa genome. Proteins encoded here:
- a CDS encoding helix-turn-helix domain-containing protein — translated: MNHYFIDKQDPRVADLLRRLENTGRALKKMEPNCQRSFNGERFMNDVELAKLLRISRRTLQEYRSLRILPYYLIQGKVLYKESEIQQLLEEAHRKCLDEQQKWL